In Armatimonadota bacterium, the following are encoded in one genomic region:
- a CDS encoding 4Fe-4S dicluster-binding protein, translating into MATHSVEVVYRGIFQKTLAKNITRGIVLAAVKQGKIGIAFGRYGDSPERNGIPAKNFAIVADNEEELQASMAQYEPKSVDLTVALDDTLCKGVESWAWYGLQPINRLTRPGGYLLVTTMLDFADLLQMAHAREQPYHLALVRGLPSFSGLWVYKDDHTDVRVLGAVSRLLPDLVSLEAVEAAIRQEWKSEQKVASARKAYERVEVMAVAPGVGDRRRPYEFELPRWWELREGVTIPAIVPGEAFPDPTTGAVGGWRPARNPYFKKFSTRTMRPVIDFEACIKCTLCWLQCPDSCFDVTPDGYYDANMEACCGCGVCEAVCPVDNCITMVNEAAFTNNDSQWAAWKRDREAYRAWVREKIQHRPERSHGFQQRGQYERQIREMAAAAVGGPAVRERTGG; encoded by the coding sequence ATGGCGACTCATTCGGTGGAAGTGGTCTACCGCGGGATCTTCCAGAAGACCCTGGCCAAGAACATCACCCGCGGCATCGTCCTGGCCGCGGTAAAGCAGGGCAAGATCGGCATCGCCTTCGGCCGCTACGGCGACAGCCCCGAGCGCAACGGCATCCCCGCCAAGAACTTTGCCATCGTCGCCGACAACGAAGAGGAACTGCAGGCCAGCATGGCCCAGTACGAGCCTAAGAGCGTGGACCTGACCGTCGCGCTGGACGACACGCTGTGCAAGGGGGTAGAGTCCTGGGCCTGGTACGGGCTGCAGCCCATCAACAGGCTGACCAGGCCCGGCGGGTATCTCCTGGTGACCACCATGCTGGACTTCGCCGACCTGCTGCAGATGGCTCACGCCCGGGAGCAGCCCTACCACCTGGCCCTGGTCCGCGGCCTGCCGTCGTTCTCCGGGCTGTGGGTGTACAAGGACGACCACACCGATGTGCGGGTGCTGGGCGCCGTCTCCCGCCTCCTGCCAGACCTGGTGAGCCTGGAGGCGGTGGAGGCGGCCATCCGACAGGAGTGGAAGAGCGAGCAGAAGGTGGCCTCGGCCCGCAAGGCCTACGAGCGCGTGGAGGTCATGGCCGTAGCCCCCGGGGTGGGTGACCGCCGCAGGCCCTACGAGTTCGAGCTGCCCCGGTGGTGGGAGCTGCGGGAAGGGGTGACCATTCCCGCCATCGTCCCCGGGGAGGCCTTCCCCGACCCGACCACGGGCGCAGTGGGTGGGTGGCGGCCGGCGCGCAACCCGTACTTCAAGAAGTTCAGCACGCGCACCATGCGCCCCGTGATCGATTTCGAGGCCTGCATCAAGTGCACGCTCTGCTGGTTGCAGTGTCCCGACTCCTGCTTCGACGTCACCCCGGACGGATACTACGACGCCAACATGGAGGCCTGCTGCGGCTGTGGGGTGTGCGAGGCGGTGTGTCCGGTGGACAACTGCATCACCATGGTGAACGAGGCGGCCTTCACCAACAATGACAGCCAGTGGGCCGCCTGGAAGCGGGACCGGGAGGCGTACCGGGCCTGGGTGCGGGAGAAGATCCAGCACCGGCCGGAGCGCTCCCACGGCTTCCAGCAGCGCGGGCAGTACGAGCGGCAGATCCGGGAGATGGCGGCCGCGGCTGTGGGAGGGCCTGCGGTCAGGGAGCGTACAGGAGGCTGA
- a CDS encoding tripartite tricarboxylate transporter permease — translation MPLLSVFNDLLFGLGVALTPFNMTVAVVGLILGTAIGVLPGLGGTNGVALLLPLTFTLQPTSAIILLASVYWGAIFGGAITSILFNIPGEPWSVATTFDGHPLAKQGKPGIALTAAFTSSFIGALVSIILFTFFAPPLAELALRFGPPENFAVLLLAFATFTGLGGGNPVKTVLMTLLGLLLSTVGFDIVTGQPRMNFGLISLQSGVNFVVIAIGLFGLGEIFLTVEEGLRLEGIRARLSFRDLVETWRQFPRYAATIVRSTILGFWIGVLPGTGATPASFMSYGLARQFSPHPERFGKGEVEGVVAPETAAHSAGIGALLPMVTLGIPGSPTAAVMLAGFFIWGLNPGPLLFQTQREFVWGLIGSMYIANVIGVLIVLTLVPAFAAINRIPFGILAPLIVIMSSIGAYAANNQILDLWIMLGSGVAGYLFKKLGYPLAPLVVALVLGDMTEQALRQTLIMGRGSPAIFLGRPIALGFFLAAALLFALPALRPLWRRARPPAEAKEAMEAGSLR, via the coding sequence ATGCCGCTGCTGTCAGTCTTCAACGACCTGCTCTTCGGGCTGGGGGTAGCCCTTACCCCCTTCAACATGACCGTGGCGGTGGTGGGGCTGATCCTGGGGACGGCCATCGGTGTCCTCCCGGGGCTCGGCGGCACCAATGGGGTGGCCCTGCTCCTGCCCCTCACCTTCACCCTGCAGCCGACCTCGGCGATCATCCTGCTGGCCTCGGTCTACTGGGGCGCCATCTTCGGCGGCGCCATCACCTCCATCCTTTTCAACATTCCCGGCGAACCATGGTCCGTGGCCACCACTTTCGACGGCCACCCCCTGGCCAAGCAGGGCAAGCCGGGAATCGCCCTGACCGCAGCCTTCACCTCGTCGTTTATCGGCGCGCTGGTGTCGATCATCCTCTTCACGTTCTTTGCTCCCCCGCTGGCGGAGCTTGCGCTGCGGTTTGGGCCGCCGGAGAACTTCGCCGTCCTCCTGCTGGCCTTCGCCACCTTCACCGGGCTGGGAGGGGGAAACCCGGTGAAAACCGTCCTGATGACGCTGCTGGGGCTGCTGTTGAGCACGGTCGGCTTCGACATCGTCACCGGCCAGCCGCGGATGAACTTCGGCCTGATCTCCCTGCAGAGCGGGGTCAACTTCGTGGTCATCGCCATCGGCCTGTTCGGGCTGGGGGAGATCTTCCTCACCGTGGAGGAGGGCCTGCGCCTGGAAGGCATCCGCGCCCGGCTCAGCTTCCGGGACCTGGTGGAGACATGGAGGCAGTTTCCGCGCTACGCCGCCACCATCGTCCGCAGCACGATCCTGGGCTTCTGGATCGGTGTCCTGCCCGGGACCGGGGCCACACCGGCCTCCTTCATGAGCTACGGCCTGGCCCGCCAGTTCAGCCCGCACCCGGAGCGCTTCGGCAAGGGGGAGGTGGAGGGGGTGGTGGCCCCGGAGACGGCCGCGCACTCTGCGGGCATCGGGGCGCTGTTGCCCATGGTCACCCTGGGCATCCCCGGTTCGCCCACCGCCGCAGTGATGCTGGCGGGGTTCTTCATCTGGGGGCTGAACCCCGGGCCGCTGCTCTTCCAGACGCAGCGGGAGTTTGTATGGGGACTGATCGGTTCGATGTATATCGCCAACGTCATCGGCGTGCTCATAGTGCTCACACTGGTGCCGGCCTTTGCTGCCATCAACCGCATCCCGTTTGGCATCCTGGCCCCGCTGATTGTAATCATGTCCAGCATCGGCGCCTACGCCGCCAACAACCAGATCCTGGACCTGTGGATCATGCTGGGATCGGGGGTGGCCGGCTACCTCTTCAAGAAGCTGGGCTACCCGCTGGCCCCGCTGGTGGTGGCCCTGGTGCTGGGGGACATGACGGAGCAGGCGCTGCGGCAGACGTTGATCATGGGGCGGGGGTCCCCGGCCATCTTCCTCGGCCGCCCCATCGCCCTGGGCTTCTTCCTCGCCGCCGCTCTGCTCTTCGCCCTACCCGCTCTCCGGCCGCTGTGGCGGCGGGCCCGCCCGCCCGCGGAAGCCAAGGAGGCAATGGAGGCCGGCTCGCTCCGCTGA
- a CDS encoding tripartite tricarboxylate transporter substrate binding protein encodes MSRKLPLRLAVVLVLLVGLVAPPGPVAGASAFTPRRPVEFTIPAGTGGGADQQARFMSPLIEKYRLSPQPFIPVNRPAGAGAQAFLFLVDKAGDSHTILITLDNLFATPVAQVIRNRDGTRFTWRSLTPIARLLLDNFVLTVHNDSPWKTVAEFHAAARAAPRGSIKMAGTGSKQEDEIIMVMLEQAWGVDFTYVPFPGGGAVAAALVGKQVDFTVNNPLEMVGHWEGGRLRPLAIFASERVPLRKPVVGNTAWGDIPTMKELGFPIEYQMLRGIFGPKDMPAEAAAFYRDVFARLMDTPEMADFIERGAFTKAFLTGPQYVAWLEQKDRTVIDLMVKGGLAPKP; translated from the coding sequence GTGAGTCGGAAACTGCCCTTACGGCTGGCTGTGGTGCTGGTGCTGCTGGTGGGGCTGGTCGCACCGCCCGGGCCGGTTGCGGGAGCCTCAGCCTTTACCCCCCGCCGGCCTGTGGAGTTCACCATCCCCGCAGGGACCGGCGGGGGCGCCGACCAGCAGGCGCGCTTCATGTCCCCGCTCATCGAGAAGTACCGCCTCTCCCCGCAGCCCTTCATTCCGGTGAACCGGCCGGCGGGTGCCGGGGCCCAGGCGTTTCTCTTCCTGGTGGACAAGGCGGGGGACTCGCACACCATCCTCATCACCCTGGACAACCTCTTTGCCACCCCCGTGGCCCAGGTTATCCGCAACCGGGACGGCACGCGCTTCACCTGGCGCAGCCTCACCCCCATCGCCCGGCTGTTGCTGGACAACTTCGTCCTTACGGTGCACAACGACTCCCCCTGGAAGACGGTGGCGGAGTTCCACGCCGCGGCCAGGGCGGCGCCCCGGGGGAGCATCAAGATGGCCGGCACAGGATCCAAACAGGAGGACGAGATCATCATGGTAATGCTGGAGCAGGCCTGGGGCGTGGACTTCACCTATGTGCCCTTCCCCGGCGGTGGAGCGGTGGCCGCTGCCCTGGTGGGCAAGCAGGTGGACTTCACCGTGAACAACCCCCTGGAGATGGTCGGCCACTGGGAAGGCGGGCGGTTGCGGCCGCTGGCCATCTTCGCCAGCGAGCGCGTCCCCCTGCGGAAGCCGGTGGTGGGTAACACAGCCTGGGGGGACATCCCCACCATGAAGGAGCTGGGCTTTCCTATCGAGTACCAGATGCTGCGCGGCATCTTCGGTCCCAAGGACATGCCCGCTGAGGCCGCCGCTTTCTACCGCGATGTCTTTGCCAGGCTGATGGACACCCCGGAGATGGCGGACTTCATCGAGCGTGGCGCGTTCACCAAGGCGTTCCTCACCGGGCCGCAGTACGTGGCCTGGCTGGAGCAGAAGGACAGGACGGTGATCGACCTGATGGTCAAGGGCGGTCTGGCGCCCAAACCTTAG
- a CDS encoding pyruvate ferredoxin oxidoreductase: protein MAKVAQRSEPAETEREELISGSEAIAVACKLADVDVITAYPIRPYDTVMQYVARLVANGELDCEYIVAESEHSQFEIVKHASAAGARVFCGSSGVGWMYAFEALTVTPALRIPLVAMVGNRALDDPGAFGVEHNDALAVRDLGWLLVWVDTAQEALDTALIAWRVAEDRRVFLPCAIGCDGAFLTHSQSIVRVPPSSWVRQFLPPYNRGDLLLHPDNPITVAPQVNEDWLMELRKHNDEAMTRARQVLREAYTDFERIFGRTYGNPFFEEYQTEDAEVVLVGMGTLSMPVKVAVRQMRQQGLQVGFVRLRWFRPFPTQELAATLSRFRAVGVIDRDYSFGSPHSSGVLANEIRAALYSAPARPPLVAFICGLGGREVTVPNVREMTELVRRAAAGEPVESTYWIGIRQ, encoded by the coding sequence ATGGCCAAGGTTGCGCAGCGGAGTGAGCCGGCGGAGACGGAGCGGGAGGAGCTGATCAGCGGCAGCGAGGCCATCGCCGTGGCCTGCAAGCTGGCGGATGTGGACGTCATCACCGCCTACCCCATCCGGCCCTACGACACGGTAATGCAGTACGTGGCCAGGCTGGTGGCCAACGGAGAACTGGACTGCGAGTACATCGTCGCCGAAAGCGAGCACTCGCAGTTCGAGATCGTCAAGCATGCCTCTGCGGCCGGAGCACGGGTCTTCTGCGGCAGTAGCGGTGTGGGCTGGATGTACGCCTTCGAGGCGCTCACCGTGACGCCGGCTTTGCGCATCCCCCTGGTGGCCATGGTGGGCAACCGGGCGCTGGACGACCCCGGGGCCTTTGGGGTGGAGCACAACGACGCCCTGGCCGTGCGCGACCTGGGGTGGCTGCTGGTCTGGGTGGACACGGCGCAGGAGGCTCTGGACACGGCGCTTATTGCCTGGCGGGTGGCGGAGGACCGGCGGGTCTTCCTCCCCTGCGCCATCGGCTGCGACGGCGCCTTCCTCACCCACTCCCAGTCCATCGTCAGGGTCCCCCCGTCGTCCTGGGTGCGCCAGTTCCTCCCTCCCTACAACCGAGGCGACCTGCTGCTGCACCCGGACAACCCCATCACCGTGGCGCCGCAGGTGAACGAGGACTGGCTGATGGAGCTGCGCAAGCACAACGACGAAGCCATGACCCGGGCGCGGCAGGTGCTGCGCGAGGCCTACACCGACTTCGAGCGCATCTTCGGCCGGACCTATGGCAACCCGTTCTTTGAAGAGTACCAGACCGAGGACGCCGAGGTGGTGCTGGTGGGCATGGGGACGCTCTCCATGCCGGTGAAGGTTGCCGTGCGGCAGATGCGCCAGCAGGGGCTGCAGGTGGGGTTCGTCCGCCTGCGCTGGTTCCGTCCCTTCCCCACCCAGGAGCTGGCGGCCACCCTCTCCCGCTTCCGCGCGGTGGGGGTGATCGACCGGGACTACTCCTTCGGCTCCCCGCACAGCAGCGGCGTGCTGGCCAACGAGATTCGCGCCGCCCTCTACAGCGCGCCGGCCCGCCCGCCGCTAGTCGCCTTCATCTGCGGGCTGGGCGGTCGCGAGGTCACCGTGCCCAACGTGCGGGAGATGACCGAGCTGGTCCGCCGCGCCGCTGCCGGCGAGCCGGTGGAGAGCACTTACTGGATCGGGATCCGGCAGTAG
- a CDS encoding tripartite tricarboxylate transporter TctB family protein, with product MRRAEILMALALSLGAGALLRQALRLPIGWTAVGPGAGFFPFWLAVGVAVCAVILLGQGLRAPLTEEGGAPFIPSGAWKPLLAVFLPMAAVVALVDYLGIYLGGALYLAGYTWLVGRHRWHTILPVSVLVPLVLFLIFEKWFLLPLPKGVVLEYFLYGR from the coding sequence ATGCGGCGGGCGGAGATACTGATGGCCCTGGCCCTCTCCCTGGGGGCGGGCGCCTTGCTGCGCCAGGCGCTGCGGCTGCCCATCGGCTGGACGGCGGTGGGTCCGGGAGCCGGGTTCTTTCCCTTCTGGCTGGCGGTGGGGGTTGCTGTCTGCGCCGTGATCCTGCTGGGGCAGGGCCTGCGCGCGCCTCTGACCGAGGAGGGCGGCGCGCCCTTCATCCCCTCTGGAGCCTGGAAGCCCCTGCTGGCCGTCTTCCTGCCCATGGCCGCCGTCGTGGCCCTGGTGGACTACCTGGGAATCTACCTGGGAGGCGCGCTCTACCTGGCGGGGTACACCTGGCTGGTGGGACGGCACCGCTGGCATACCATCCTGCCGGTCAGTGTCCTGGTGCCGCTGGTTCTGTTCCTGATCTTCGAGAAGTGGTTCCTCCTCCCCCTGCCCAAGGGGGTCGTTCTAGAATACTTCCTTTACGGGCGATAG
- a CDS encoding thiamine pyrophosphate-dependent enzyme, giving the protein MAEAIATTPLPTLEPFKGVKKVPLGEYFTSGHRTCQGCESALVMRLMVKAAGPRTIVLGSTGCMYVANTTYYSTSWVVPWMHTQLGSSGSAGLGTAAALRALMRKGKLPTEPINVIAFCGDGGGADMGLSAISAALTHTEYNFLILLYDNESYANTDIQLSGLTPYGAHTTFSPPGTAKRILHQRWKKNVAGMLAAGHPSCRYVATVCASYAVEMMNRVRKALSIGGPTFIHSLDPCPKGWDYDPMLSHELGELAVECGIWPLYEVEDHKLKLYGRTKGIAQGRSKRRPVRDYLVRQGRFAHFTDDDIDYFQAKVDEMWERWIIPGVIPFASEITNGRSPD; this is encoded by the coding sequence ATGGCCGAGGCCATCGCCACCACCCCGCTCCCCACCCTGGAGCCCTTTAAGGGCGTGAAGAAGGTGCCGCTGGGGGAGTACTTCACCTCCGGCCACCGCACGTGCCAGGGCTGCGAGTCCGCCCTGGTGATGAGGCTGATGGTCAAGGCGGCCGGACCGCGGACCATCGTCCTGGGGTCCACGGGGTGCATGTACGTGGCCAACACCACCTACTACAGCACCTCCTGGGTGGTCCCCTGGATGCACACGCAGCTTGGGTCCAGCGGCTCCGCCGGGCTGGGCACGGCCGCCGCCCTGCGGGCACTGATGCGCAAGGGGAAGCTGCCCACCGAGCCCATCAACGTCATCGCATTCTGCGGGGATGGGGGGGGTGCGGACATGGGTCTGTCGGCCATCTCCGCCGCCCTCACCCACACCGAGTACAACTTCCTCATCCTCCTCTACGACAACGAGTCCTACGCCAACACCGACATCCAGCTCTCCGGCCTCACCCCTTACGGCGCGCACACCACCTTCAGCCCTCCGGGGACGGCCAAGCGCATCCTGCACCAGCGCTGGAAGAAGAACGTGGCCGGGATGCTGGCCGCCGGCCATCCCTCCTGCCGCTATGTGGCCACCGTTTGCGCCAGCTACGCCGTAGAGATGATGAACCGCGTGCGCAAGGCTCTCTCCATCGGCGGCCCCACCTTCATCCACTCCCTGGACCCCTGCCCCAAGGGATGGGACTACGACCCCATGCTCTCCCACGAGCTGGGCGAGCTGGCCGTGGAGTGCGGCATCTGGCCCCTCTACGAGGTGGAGGACCACAAACTGAAGTTGTACGGTCGGACCAAAGGCATCGCCCAGGGACGGTCGAAGCGCCGGCCGGTGCGCGACTACCTGGTGCGGCAGGGGCGCTTCGCCCACTTTACCGACGACGACATCGACTACTTCCAGGCCAAGGTCGACGAGATGTGGGAGCGCTGGATCATCCCCGGGGTCATACCCTTTGCCAGCGAGATCACCAACGGGAGGAGTCCGGACTGA
- a CDS encoding sodium-translocating pyrophosphatase has translation MTEGVSERALTLPHFGPLENLLLWAVLVAALLALLYGGWLRARVVRRDPGTPTMQAVAGAIQEGALAYLNRQLRTMLPVIILLTAGLYLLYRPIYAENPTLAIGVAGAFLLGCLASYGAGRVGMTSAVQGNVRVASAARRSYREALEIAFQAGTISGMFTVGLGLVGATVMFMLFRENAMRVLVGFGFGGSLVAAFMRVGGGIYTKAADVGADLVGKVEVGIPEDDPRNAAVIADNVGDNVGDCAGMAADVFESYEVTLVAAIILGAATLLDPAFVARYGGPAVASAFALKLIIYPLVVRAIGVFASLVGTWSVRGKDEAVGDPMRPINIGFWISALVSAAGFLVVNYLYLRDPTTGAPDFRFFWATLMGIVLAVVIGWLTEYFTHEDRAPVGEIAYATRTGPATMLLTGMGFGLESSVWAIVAIAATIFGSMAIFGGSVALAAYGIALAGLGLLTTTGFILAMDTYGPIVDNANGIFEMSGVERGGQTLAGRIVARLDAVGNTTKALTKGFAIATAVVAAIALFRSFVDEARLFVTTEQLRQVGEQVTEVVSRIGIQVNLPQVFIGLLIGGAVPFLVSAFLIRAVGRSAFLVVEEVRRQFREIPGLMAGTARPDYSRSVDIVTRAAQRELLSPAMLAIGAPVLVGFGLGASALGGYLAGAILTAQLLAVFMANTGGAWDNAKKKIEGGYLGGKGSDAHKAGVIGDTVGDPLKDTAGPALNPLIKVMNLVAILIAPVIIQPLTATTRGIVVVLAVLTIATAVFLSRRAALQAREAPVASVPTAEG, from the coding sequence ATGACTGAAGGCGTAAGCGAACGGGCACTGACCCTGCCCCACTTCGGCCCCCTGGAGAACCTCCTGCTGTGGGCCGTGCTGGTGGCGGCACTGCTGGCGCTACTCTACGGCGGGTGGCTGCGGGCGCGCGTGGTGCGCCGTGATCCGGGGACGCCGACGATGCAGGCGGTGGCGGGAGCCATCCAGGAGGGGGCGCTGGCCTACCTGAACCGACAACTGCGCACCATGCTGCCCGTTATCATCCTGCTCACGGCGGGCCTTTATCTCCTCTACCGCCCCATCTACGCTGAGAACCCGACGCTGGCCATCGGGGTAGCCGGGGCCTTCCTGCTGGGCTGCTTGGCCTCCTACGGCGCCGGCCGGGTAGGGATGACCTCGGCCGTGCAGGGAAACGTGCGGGTGGCCAGCGCGGCGCGCCGCAGCTACCGCGAGGCGCTGGAGATTGCCTTCCAGGCCGGGACAATCTCGGGCATGTTCACGGTGGGGCTGGGACTGGTGGGCGCCACTGTGATGTTCATGCTCTTCCGCGAGAACGCCATGCGGGTGCTGGTCGGCTTCGGTTTTGGCGGGTCACTGGTGGCGGCGTTCATGCGCGTGGGCGGCGGCATCTACACCAAGGCCGCAGATGTGGGCGCCGACCTGGTGGGGAAGGTCGAGGTGGGCATCCCCGAGGACGACCCGCGCAATGCCGCCGTGATCGCCGACAACGTGGGGGACAACGTGGGGGACTGCGCCGGCATGGCCGCCGACGTCTTCGAGAGTTACGAGGTCACCCTGGTGGCCGCCATCATCCTGGGAGCCGCCACCCTGCTGGATCCGGCCTTCGTGGCCCGCTACGGGGGACCGGCGGTGGCCAGCGCCTTCGCGTTGAAATTGATCATCTACCCGCTGGTAGTGCGCGCCATCGGGGTCTTCGCCTCCCTGGTGGGAACCTGGTCGGTCCGGGGGAAGGATGAGGCAGTGGGCGACCCCATGCGCCCCATCAATATCGGCTTCTGGATCTCCGCGCTGGTGTCCGCCGCCGGGTTCCTGGTGGTGAACTATCTCTACCTGCGGGACCCCACCACCGGCGCGCCGGACTTCCGCTTCTTCTGGGCCACGCTGATGGGGATCGTCCTGGCTGTGGTCATTGGATGGCTCACCGAGTACTTCACCCACGAGGACCGTGCCCCCGTGGGCGAGATCGCCTACGCCACCCGCACCGGTCCGGCCACCATGCTGCTGACGGGCATGGGCTTTGGCCTGGAGAGCAGCGTCTGGGCCATCGTGGCCATCGCCGCCACCATCTTCGGCTCCATGGCCATCTTCGGCGGCAGCGTGGCCCTGGCCGCTTACGGGATCGCGCTGGCCGGCCTGGGGCTGCTGACCACCACGGGATTCATCCTGGCCATGGACACCTACGGGCCCATCGTGGACAATGCCAACGGCATCTTCGAGATGTCGGGCGTGGAGAGAGGCGGCCAGACCCTGGCCGGCCGCATCGTGGCCCGCCTGGACGCGGTGGGCAACACCACCAAGGCGCTGACCAAGGGGTTCGCCATCGCCACTGCGGTGGTGGCGGCCATCGCGCTGTTTCGCTCGTTTGTGGATGAGGCCCGCCTCTTTGTGACCACCGAGCAGCTGCGGCAGGTCGGGGAGCAGGTCACTGAGGTGGTCAGCCGGATCGGCATCCAGGTTAATCTCCCCCAGGTCTTCATCGGACTGCTGATCGGGGGAGCAGTGCCGTTCCTGGTCTCGGCCTTCCTGATTCGCGCCGTGGGACGGTCGGCGTTCCTGGTCGTGGAGGAGGTCCGGCGGCAGTTCCGCGAGATCCCGGGGCTGATGGCCGGCACGGCCCGCCCCGACTACTCCCGGAGTGTGGACATCGTAACGCGCGCAGCACAGCGGGAGCTGCTGAGCCCGGCCATGTTGGCCATCGGCGCCCCGGTCCTGGTGGGGTTCGGGCTGGGTGCTTCCGCCCTGGGGGGCTACCTGGCCGGAGCCATCCTCACCGCGCAGTTGCTGGCGGTCTTCATGGCCAACACCGGCGGGGCCTGGGATAACGCCAAGAAGAAGATCGAAGGCGGGTACCTCGGCGGGAAGGGGTCGGACGCGCACAAGGCCGGAGTCATCGGTGACACCGTGGGCGACCCACTCAAGGACACCGCCGGTCCCGCCCTCAACCCGCTGATCAAGGTGATGAACCTGGTGGCGATTCTGATCGCGCCGGTCATCATCCAGCCGCTCACTGCCACGACGCGCGGGATCGTCGTCGTCCTCGCGGTCCTCACCATCGCTACGGCAGTATTCTTGAGCCGGAGGGCAGCTCTTCAGGCCAGGGAGGCCCCGGTGGCCAGCGTCCCCACGGCGGAGGGCTGA
- a CDS encoding FadR/GntR family transcriptional regulator, which yields MKALAIAPRFQPVRRTRVYEAVAAQIQAQIAEGRLRPGDRLPPERELAQAFGVSRDSVRDAIRVLELAGLVVPRQGEGTVVRELTLDSVVSPLASALLQRRDLLFDLLDARRIIEPALAYRAAQRASEEDIRAMAEILRRQAAKVRVGEPGIDEDTAFHYRLATAARNQVILKVMDVLMDLLREGRARSLQVQGRPQRSLEGHRRILAALRRRDPAGAQRAMEQHLEEIGQILQRLQA from the coding sequence GTGAAGGCGCTTGCCATCGCGCCCCGGTTCCAGCCGGTGCGCCGCACACGCGTCTACGAGGCCGTCGCCGCCCAGATCCAGGCACAGATCGCGGAGGGGCGCCTGCGCCCCGGTGACCGCCTGCCTCCCGAACGTGAGCTGGCCCAGGCCTTCGGGGTCAGCCGTGACTCGGTGCGCGACGCCATCCGGGTGCTGGAGCTGGCCGGCCTGGTGGTGCCCCGCCAGGGCGAAGGGACCGTGGTGCGGGAGCTCACCCTCGATTCTGTGGTCTCCCCCCTGGCGTCGGCGCTCCTGCAGCGCAGGGACCTGCTCTTCGACCTGCTGGACGCACGCCGCATCATCGAGCCCGCGCTGGCCTACCGGGCGGCACAGCGGGCCTCGGAAGAGGACATCCGGGCGATGGCGGAGATCCTGCGGCGCCAGGCGGCGAAGGTGCGGGTGGGGGAGCCGGGGATCGACGAGGACACCGCCTTCCACTACCGCCTGGCCACCGCCGCGCGCAACCAGGTGATTCTGAAGGTGATGGACGTGCTGATGGACCTGCTGCGAGAGGGGCGGGCGCGCTCGCTGCAGGTGCAGGGGCGACCGCAGCGCTCCCTGGAAGGCCACCGCCGCATCCTGGCGGCGCTGCGACGCCGCGATCCGGCAGGGGCGCAGCGGGCCATGGAGCAGCACCTGGAGGAGATCGGGCAGATCCTGCAGCGCCTGCAGGCTTAG